A window of Scophthalmus maximus strain ysfricsl-2021 chromosome 10, ASM2237912v1, whole genome shotgun sequence contains these coding sequences:
- the znf804a gene encoding zinc finger protein 804A: MACYYIVISSTHLRDGQLRSIKGVFRGPIGASGQRNAEEGDSSLYCELCDKQYVRHQQYDNHINSHDHHHKQRLKELKQREFYRALACRRQRRRREEKREERVLRRLHQHEERRAGQCAPGSGPMFRSTTVAVDPANQTRPRFEQNWVDIHSGAAALGTKPQTPLIRPFLPLDPALETRLLSNTQWMYNQMDANNTATAAPAAESCMLGKAHLDYSDLTVAPMTPTTATNNNMNTDNTDTATTTRHFNKIAWAHNQLNNTITPNNIPTTVTANGAAFNKTTTSSFSANTAAIPATTGISVDTSRAARGASGARCGPGRVRPVSFSLPKRSCVLLHQSAAVFIQAGRGSGSSGKPDGVAAQERAKDPGVKVADQQLKSPVSVGVVAADHLDTGNQCSVEGNTAIQHSEAGASASTETGPAGLSGTGAQVSLCDRVVIGADDSDDSGTGAQVSRESGTGALNNGITGQICDSLNTTQASVSGDSEALTHGDVDNPTESESTQELKDSLCPAANQPEKSISGILNDTKESSAQTQVKESNASPSVGPKEATPLAPSRPKEPFCPVLSRDGGRVLLWPSEMVRYTKTSPSISYSVNPLLYDFRAHNRAGQRGEDEKRGLEEGRGRIKPSVIKQPGCQQRKDDMEGGGGVKIDEREEEDEGGQAGNPMELVAHCSGGDAAPDRSGCRDENAFKFVPVSAECHLAPAPGLQNSGGKRRRRRKRRGGVRRGIRKRGRRKRGEETDRKDSERGRRIISSLSVSQMFEGRGEERLRGEERLKREGSEKEERRVKGLLSNLAAHRLVGAKEKRMRREEGGIRGDQTEGERAGRNEEKIGGLLSNLPVNRCNRCNQLCLQVNREASRHQSQQSASGWDRGLRKLLRRGAACNSVISPVRGSVIGAPRCPAITPDPAQDDGLAEEIHRNTRAGRGDGEQGYQMRPGIRAAQDGCSPGISGVSFACRGSAREPEIRLLAPSHRETAGAPAISPVPAPFRETACSQRQTIPVGHSHLALGAAPRCSAQRTETEARIRSARADVTLPGDALSKDVMSQGAGTAGKRKSELPEAEAAPRKRRKRGRRQARRVAGVGFTSDLGVHDPTGDLTEELELDSNETAGLCRDTDCRCLCRTRHVTSDGEGTLSCNADDNCCRCGDSDGSAANDGRGHGGEEKRRSELPVSDCHTCNTPSDRCQCGGKSDGDRKHNDPLICVAADDKNKVTSPDHVDELPSADTTHTPVDLLSNDSLARCTDDTHAARRQCTNMHATDEKTSADGDSGKAAGVCGKPAAQRVAGDDRNDRRNCKTNDACNRERGGEGRLRDSAADLVCGGTELSDIDGGQCDYFISNHVTDCCSVDNNRAGNEVQDVALASEQTKQRQEEEEEEEERREMERLRVKERREEWEKEWARRKEREKEERDRERRKEIDFDHLYPEKRPRFSRVLPPPPCILLPPSSSFSFHHTIIQHHLSLLPPPPHLPVPSYPQLLPSFSPHLCPLALNPPPPPPPPPALPPSFYASSPISLLDGPAPYPIATTFHPVQSHHPSLYPPPHPAVLPLQVLF, encoded by the exons CGCCTGAAGGAGCTGAAGCAGAGGGAGTTCTACCGAGCGTTGGCctgcaggagacagaggaggcgcagggaggagaagagagaggagcggGTGCTGAGGAGGCTCCATCaacatgaggagaggagggcgggACAGTG tgctCCAGGTTCCGGCCCCATGTTCAGATCCACCACGGTGGCGGTCGATCCGGCGAACCAGACCCGACCGCGCTTTGAGCAGAACTGGGTCGACATCCACTCCGGCGCCGCCGCGCTGGGAACAA AACCCCAGACCCCGCTGATCAGGCCCTTCCTTCCCCTGGACCCTGCGCTGGAAACCAGACTCCTGAGCAACACACAGTGGATGTACAATCAAATGGACGCCAACAACACAGCGAccgctgctcctgctgctgaatcCTGCATGCTCGGCAAGGCCCATCTGGACTACAGCGACTTGACAGTCGCCCCCATGACGCCCACCACCgccacaaacaacaacatgaacactgacaacacagacactgctACCACTACCAGACACTTTAACAAGATCGCCTGGGCTCATAATCAATTAAACAACACCATTACTCCCAATAACATCCCCACAACTGTCACCGCTAATGGCGCCGCTTTCAACAAAACCACCACGAGCAGCTTCAGTGCGAACACCGCCGCCATCCCCGCGACGACGGGCATCAGCGTCGACACCAGCAGAGCAGCGCGCGGGGCGTCGGGTGCCCGGTGCGGCCCCGGCCGAGTCCGACCCGTCTCCTTCTCGCTGCCTAAAAGGAGCTgcgtcctcctccaccagtCGGCGGCTGTCTTCATCCAAGCCGGCCGAGGCTCGGGCTCGTCGGGGAAGCCCGACGGTGTGGCGGCGCAAGAGAGGGCCAAGGATCCGGGGGTGAAAGTCGCAGATCAGCAGCTCAAATCTCCAGTGTCTGTGGGTGTGGTGGCTGCGGATCACTTGGACACTGGAAACCAGTGTAGTGTGGAGGGTAACACTGCAATCCAGCACTCTGAGGCTGGAGCCAGTGCGTCTACTGAGACGGGACCTGCAGGACTGTCTGGCACCGGAGCCCAGGTATCTTTATGTGATCGTGTTGTGATCGGAGCTGACGACTCTGATGACAGTGGGACTGGAGCCCAAGTCAGCAGGGAAAGTGGGACTGGAGCTTTGAATAATGGGATTACAGGACAGATTTGTGACAGTCTAAACACAACTCAAGCATCAGTGTCTGGAGACAGTGAGGCTCTAACCCACGGGGATGTGGACAATccgacagagtcagagtccacCCAAGAATTGAAGGATTCGCTTTGTCCCGCTGCAAATCAGCCCGAAAAATCCATTTCCGGTATTTTAAATGACACCAAAGAGTCTTCAGCTCAAACGCAGGTGAAGGAATCAAACGCCTCTCCGTCAGTCGGGCCTAAGGAGGCAACCCCTTTGGCCCCGAGTCGCCCCAAAGAGCCGTTTTGTCCCGTGCTGAGCCGGGACGGCGGCAGGGTTCTTCTCTGGCCGTCGGAGATGGTTCGCTACACCAAGACGTCCCCCTCCATCTCCTACAGCGTTAACCCTCTCCTGTACGACTTCAGAGCACATAACAGGGCCGGGCAAAGGGGCGAGGACGAGAAACGAGGGCTGGAGGAAGGTAGGGGGAGAATAAAGCCATCTGTGATCAAACAACCCGGCTGCCAACAGAGGAAGGATGATATGGAGGGCGGAGGGGGGGTAAAGATAgatgaaagggaggaagaggatgaaggaggacaGGCAGGAAATCCAATGGAACTTGTAGCCCATTGTAGCGGTGGCGATGCAGCTCCGGATCGCTCCGGCTGCCGAGATGAAAACGCTTTCAAATTCGTTCCCGTTTCTGCAGAATGCCACCTTGCCCCGGCGCCGGGCCTTCAAAACAgtggggggaagaggaggaggaggaggaagaggaggggcggggtgaggagaggaataCGGAAGAGGGgtaggaggaaaagaggagaggagacggatAGAAAGGACTCGGAACGGGGGAGGAGGATAATAAGCAGTCTTTCTGTGAGTCAGATGtttgaagggagaggagaggagaggttgagaggagaggagaggttgaAAAGAGAGGGCagtgaaaaagaggagagaagagtaAAGGGGCTATTAAGTAATCTTGCGGCACATCGGCTGGTGGGAGcgaaagaaaagaggatgaggagagaggagggagggataaGAGGAgatcagacggagggagagagggcaggCAGAAATGAGGAGAAGATAGGAGGGCTATTAAGTAATCTTCCTGTGAATCGGTGTAATCGGTGTAACCAGCTGTGTCTGCAGGTGAACAGGGAGGCCAGCCGGCATCAATCCCAGCAATCAGCCTCCGGGTGGGACCGGGGGCTCAGAAAGCTCCTCCGCAGGGGTGCAGCATGTAACTCGGTGATTAGCCCCGTCCGCGGGTCTGTTATAGGCGCGCCGCGCTGTCCCGCAATTACGCCCGACCCCGCTCAGGATGACGGACTGGCGGAGGAGATACACAGAAATACGCGCGCGGGGCGGGGAGACGGGGAGCAGGGGTATCAGATGAGGCCGGGGATAAGAGCCGCTCAGGATGGGTGTAGCCCGGGGATTAGCGGCGTTTCTTTTGCCTGTCGAGGCTCAGCACGCGAGCCAGAAATTCGTCTGCTTGCTCCATCTCACAGGGAAACAGCAGGCGCTCCAGCGATTAGCCCTGTCCCCGCTCCCTTTAGAGAAACAGCATGCAGTCAAAGACAAACAATACCTGTAGGACACAGCCATCTCGCCTTAGGCGCGGCCCCACGCTGCTCCGCACAACGCACGGAAACAGAAGCGCGAATTAGATCCGCCCGCGCGGACGTGACCCTCCCCGGAGACGCGCTTTCAAaggatgtgatgtcacagggaGCGGGAACAGCCGGCAAGAGGAAGAGCGAACTGCCCGAGGCGGAGGCGGCGCCGAGGAAGAGACGGAAAAGGGGAAGGAGACAAGCCAGGAGAGTCGCGGGTGTTGGTTTCACCTCTGACCTCGGCGTTCATGACCCCACTGGTGATCTAACGGAGGAGCTTGAACTCGACAGCAACGAGACGGCGGGACTTTGCCGCGACACGGACTGCCGCTGTCTTTGCAGGACGAGACACGTCACAAGCGACGGGGAGGGAACGTTGAGTTGCAACGCCGATGACAACTGCTGCCGCTGCGGTGACAGTGATGGCAGCGCCGCTAATGACGGACGCGGCCACGGAGGCGAGGAAAAGCGGCGGAGCGAGTTACCTGTCAGCGACTGTCACACCTGCAACACACCGAGTGACCGGTGTCAGTGCGGTGGAAAGAGTGACggggacagaaaacacaatgatCCTCTCATCTGTGTAGCTGCAGACGACAAAAATAAGGTTACGTCTCCTGATCACGTGGACGAACTCCCCTCCGCTGACACAACGCACACACCTGTGGACCTACTGTCAAACGACTCATTGGCCCGCTGCACTGACGACACGCACGCCGCCCGCCGGCAATGTACAAACATGCACGCGACGGATGAGAAAACGTCCGCCGACGGCGATTCCGGCAAAGCGGCCGGTGTTTGCGGGAAACCCGCGGCTCAGCGCGTCGCCGGCGACGACCGCAACGACCGTCGCAACTGTAAAACCAACGACGCGTGTAATCGCGAGCGTGGCGGGGAGGGTCGCCTCCGTGATTCAGCAGCTGATTTGGTCTGCGGTGGGACCGAGCTGAGCGATATTGACGGCGGACAGTGTGATTATTTTATCAGTAATCATGTCACTGATTGTTGCTCTGTTGACAACAATAGAGCCGGGAATGAAGTGCAAGACGTGGCACTCGCGAGCGAACAGACGaagcagaggcaggaggaggaggaggaggaggaggagagaagggagatggagaggttGAGGGTAAAGGAGAGGCGAGAAGAGTGGGAGAAGGAGTGggcgaggaggaaggagagagaaaaggaggagagagacagggagaggaggaaggagatagATTTCGATCACCTCTACCCCGAGAAGAGGCCTCGTTTCTCCCGCGTCCTCCCTCCGCCGCCGTGCATCCTCCTcccgccctcctcttccttctccttccatCACACCATCATCCAGCatcacctctccctcctgccgCCTCCGCCGCACCTCCCCGTCCCGTCGTACCCTCAGCtgcttccctccttctccccgcATCTGTGCCCCCTCGCGCTCAACccacctcctccgccgccgcctccgcccgctcttcctccctctttctacGCCTCCTCCCCCATCTCGCTCCTGGACGGCCCCGCTCCATATCCCATAGCGACCACGTTTCACCCCGTGCAGAGTCATCACCCATCCCTCTATCCCCCACCGCATCCTGCCGTCTTGCCCTTACAAGTGTTGTTCTGA